TTAATACGTTGTAATGCTGTCATTTGTCCTGCTTGATTTAAAGATTCAGTAGAACGTCCTGCATCTTGAGCTTCTTTTACAGCTGCAGCGATTTCTTCTTCAACTTTTTTTATAGCTTCTGTATTTTCTTGATTTGCTGCAGAAAGAGCTTTTCCTACTGTAGGCATATTTTGAAAATATCTTGGCATTGAATAATTTTTCATTATTTCCTCCTGAATTATTTATTTTACTTTATTTTAAAATTAATTATTTAGATTCTACAGGTACTTTTATGAAAGCTTGTCCTGGATCTATATCTTCTCTTATCATACGGATAACTTCTGGAGTTGGAGCTTCTAATTCAACAGCTTTTGATACATCTATATCAAATCCTGTATTTTCAATTACATCTTCTGGAGATGAAGTTGGATAGTATCCTGCTAAGTACATACGTTTAGTTTCTTCATCAAACTTAAGTATTCCTCTGTCTGTTACTACCATTACTGGTCCTCTATTTCCAGGAAGTCCTACTTTTTCACGACCTCCAGGTCCATCCATCCATCCTGGTGATGTTATATAATCTATTTTTTTCATAAATCTTCTTTTTTCATGTTGCATCATTATTATTGTATTTGAATAAGTTGCAATTCCATTAGCTCCACCTGAACCAGTGAATCTAGTTTTAGGATGATTATAATCTCCTATTGAAGTAGAGTTAACATTTCCATATGGATCTATTTGAGCTCCACCTATAAAA
Above is a genomic segment from Fusobacterium sp. JB019 containing:
- the gctB gene encoding glutaconate CoA-transferase subunit B, which produces MADYTNYTNKEMQAVTIGKQIKDGQIVIVGTGLPLIGASLAKRVFAPKCNLIVESGLMDCAPIEVPRSVGDNRLMAHCGVQWPNVRFIGFEANEWLHDSDRLIAFIGGAQIDPYGNVNSTSIGDYNHPKTRFTGSGGANGIATYSNTIIMMQHEKRRFMKKIDYITSPGWMDGPGGREKVGLPGNRGPVMVVTDRGILKFDEETKRMYLAGYYPTSSPEDVIENTGFDIDVSKAVELEAPTPEVIRMIREDIDPGQAFIKVPVESK